In Paludisphaera rhizosphaerae, a genomic segment contains:
- a CDS encoding adenylate kinase family protein codes for MTADGNSVETTGRKTKYRTILLFGMPGSGKGTQGAVIGKLPEYVHISMGDVFRKIPRLGKIGAEIESFTSVGKMVPDDLTVRIFERHMKILELQEFFIPEFNTLILDGLPRSYAQAERLDPILDVVQIFHLNIQDKKQAMKRLRSRALLENRLDDMNEEVINRRLTTYYEETVKTLSFYRPELVYDIEAGQDTIDVLRDIVDRLSEMKKLEKLEKAAAAAVADAVS; via the coding sequence ATGACTGCCGACGGGAACAGCGTGGAAACCACGGGACGCAAGACCAAGTATCGGACCATTCTCCTGTTCGGCATGCCGGGCAGCGGCAAGGGGACCCAGGGAGCTGTCATCGGCAAGCTTCCCGAGTACGTCCACATCTCCATGGGGGACGTCTTCCGCAAGATCCCCAGGCTCGGCAAGATCGGGGCCGAGATCGAGAGCTTCACCTCCGTCGGCAAGATGGTCCCCGACGACCTGACGGTCCGCATCTTCGAGCGCCACATGAAGATCCTGGAGCTTCAGGAGTTCTTCATCCCCGAGTTCAACACGCTGATCCTTGACGGTCTTCCCCGCAGCTACGCCCAGGCTGAGCGGCTGGACCCGATCCTCGACGTCGTCCAGATCTTCCACCTGAACATCCAGGACAAGAAGCAGGCGATGAAGCGTCTGCGGTCGCGGGCGTTGCTGGAAAACCGGCTCGACGACATGAACGAGGAAGTCATCAACCGCCGCCTGACCACCTATTACGAGGAGACGGTCAAGACGCTCAGCTTCTACCGTCCCGAGCTGGTGTACGACATCGAGGCGGGCCAGGACACGATCGACGTCCTCCGCGACATCGTCGACCGTCTCTCCGAGATGAAGAAGCTCGAAAAGCTTGAGAAGGCGGCGGCGGCAGCGGTGGCCGACGCGGTATCCTGA
- a CDS encoding histidine phosphatase family protein, whose protein sequence is MKETSLALIRHAETSAPNIFHGAESDIGLSAWGEQQSQILADHLATRGAEAVYCSALRRAVATAKPIAAALGLSPIVIPELHERRIGSLSGRSREDGWDVYQESKRRWVAGDLEFSHPGGESFAEIGRRVLPVLDDLRRRHPGGRLIVVAHGIVIRVALLNILQDRTPADFDGVAIDFASINELVHDGDRWRAEALNLVTAPSPARPVA, encoded by the coding sequence TTGAAAGAAACCTCACTCGCCCTGATCCGACATGCCGAGACTTCCGCGCCGAACATCTTCCACGGAGCCGAGTCGGACATCGGCCTGAGCGCCTGGGGCGAGCAACAGTCGCAGATCCTGGCCGACCACCTGGCGACCCGCGGCGCCGAGGCCGTTTATTGCTCGGCCCTGCGTCGGGCCGTCGCCACCGCGAAGCCGATCGCCGCCGCCTTGGGGCTCTCGCCGATCGTGATCCCCGAGCTTCACGAGCGCCGGATCGGCTCGCTCAGCGGCCGGAGCCGGGAGGACGGCTGGGACGTCTACCAGGAGTCCAAGCGGCGTTGGGTCGCCGGCGACCTGGAGTTCAGCCACCCCGGCGGCGAATCGTTCGCCGAGATCGGCCGTCGCGTCCTGCCTGTGCTCGACGACCTGAGGCGTCGCCATCCCGGCGGCCGGCTGATCGTCGTCGCGCACGGCATCGTCATTCGCGTCGCTCTGTTGAACATCCTCCAGGACCGCACGCCGGCCGACTTCGACGGGGTCGCCATCGACTTCGCCTCGATCAACGAACTCGTCCACGACGGCGACCGCTGGCGGGCCGAGGCGCTGAACCTGGTCACGGCCCCCTCCCCCGCCCGGCCCGTGGCCTGA
- a CDS encoding glutaredoxin family protein, whose translation MFSRLRRLLGGRGEAGVVVVTVYSRQGCGCCVKAKEVINGFRQRYSLEVEEVDVDQSPELKDRYGNEVPVVEVGGKVRFRGKVDPVLFERLLRAEAAAG comes from the coding sequence GTGTTTTCGAGATTGCGTCGACTCCTGGGCGGAAGGGGGGAGGCTGGAGTGGTGGTCGTCACCGTTTATTCGCGGCAGGGGTGCGGGTGCTGTGTGAAGGCCAAGGAGGTCATCAACGGCTTCCGGCAGAGATACTCGCTGGAGGTTGAGGAGGTCGACGTCGACCAGTCGCCTGAGCTCAAGGACCGTTATGGGAACGAGGTTCCCGTCGTCGAGGTCGGGGGGAAGGTCAGGTTTCGGGGCAAGGTCGACCCGGTCCTGTTCGAGCGGCTGCTCCGCGCGGAGGCCGCCGCGGGCTGA